From the genome of Salvia splendens isolate huo1 chromosome 7, SspV2, whole genome shotgun sequence:
TCCACCGCAGACGTCGTCCTCGCTCTCCGCCTCGACCATCAGCCGTCTTCTTCATTCGATTGCGACGATGCTTTCTCCGAATCGAGCTCGATTGCTTCCCCCGAGACTCAGATCTATTTGCACTCACGAGTTCTTCGCCGATCGAAATACTTCGCTGCGCTTCTCTCCGACCGCTGGCAGCAGAAGAGCGACGCGGCTTCGTCGATGGATGAAGAGAATTGCTTCAAAACCCATCGTATTACTCATCGTATTCCGGCTGTTTATGATTCTATGGATGACTACGTGACAGTGCTCAAACTCCTCTACTCTGATGATTTGTTGTTTGCGATTGATAACCTGTCGACCGCGCTTGATTTGCTCCCGATCGCGCTTGAATTGTTGTTTGAAGATTGCGTTAAAGCTTGTGTGAGATTCATCGAGGCAGTGCCGTGGTCGGAAGAGGATGAAAAGAGGATCTTAAGTTTGATTCCTCTACTGAGTGAGGAAGAATCAAAAGAGCTCCTCGCCAGAGTTTCTCCACTGAAAAATGATTCATCCGAGGAAATGCTTCACGGATTGATCCTCTCCGCAATCCACAGCAATTCGAACATGGCCTTCGCGAAGGCGTTCGTCGCAAAGCTGCTGAGGGACTTCTCGTCGAGGGAGACTGCGAGGAAAGTTCTCGATGCGGCGTTCGACAAGAGTTTGAGAGTCGTGAAGCAGTCGTTGGAGGAGTACTCGAGTCCGGACTTCAGAGGCAGCCACGATGAGACGGAGGTTATCCAGAGGCTGAATTTGCACACGGCGATGACTAATTTGAAGCACGTTCTGTGGCTGGTGGAGAGGATGATTGAGCTGAGAGTGGCGGATACAGCCGTGAAGGCATGGAGCGAGCAGGCATCGCTCACGGCGGATTTGAGGAGGGCGTTTCTCGATGATCTATGGCGTGCTTTCTTTCCGGGACTACCCTCTGTAGTGCTTCGCTGCACTTGCCGGCTTGCTAGTGCAGTCGTCACGGGGAATATCTTGGCTGCAAGACAGGTTACCATTTTGATGCTTTTATGTTCATGTTTGGTGTGAATATTCAATCCATATGTATCGATGTTTATGTATCAATGTACGTTTCCTCAGCtggtattttattttgatgGTATTTCATTGAGAATTTGAGACAGAACTGTGATCTTAAAATGGCTAAGAAATGGGATTTCATTGTTTAAGGTTGAAGAGTAGAATTTGATTGTTCATGGTGGGGTTATGCAGGTTAGGATGAAGCTAGTGAGGGATTGGCTGCCGGTGTTGATTATCTGCAAAGAGAGGGTACCGATCATGGGGTCGAACAGTATGTCGCTGTATGTGGAGCTGGAAGACATATTTTTGAGGATCATATCGACTCTCCCTATATCAGATTCACAGGAATTGTTGCAGCAGTGTCTTAGCTTCTCAACTCGGAACATTGATGACTGCCCTCACTTGGTGGATGCGTTTACTACTTGGTTTCGTCGTGCCAACAGACCCGCACAGGCAGATCTTTCCGGGTAAAGGTTTTGGGTCTTGGTAGGAGGGGATCCTTCGCTTACCACGGAAGCTTTGTAAATAGACTATTGCCATCTTTTTTCCCTTTGAAAGTTGCAGTAAGGCAGGAGTCGTCTTCTTTTTCATGTCTGTGACGAACTGCTGTGCATTTGCTGGCCATGTATATGTTTGAGAATGGATGTTGCTATAACTTAGAAGAAACAAATGATGAAGTTGCAGTTAATGTGCTACTTGTTTTCTTTGAACTCGATAATATCAGTTGAACAATGAATCGATTGTGAGCGACATTTATACGATCGAATTTCATCCACACTTTTTAGATACGAATATCTATTACATTCTCATGTATACTCTGCAAGAATCAAGAGTAGATGAATAGACATGAAAACGAAGATTAAAATCCGAGTATCCATTGATAGTGAAATCATCCTTCAACAATCTTAACGGCCGACCTGCACCACACAAAATCACAATATGAAACACTGTTGCATCAAATGAGAAGAAAAACATATTTGGAGGAACTGCATACCCGAACGGGTTCTGTTTGATCGCCAACAACTCTACGTCAAGCTGCATAAAATTCGCAAGTAATTTCCTATATTTGGCTCAAAGAAGTGTAGTAGTAGAGACATGGAATACCAGTACCTCAATGGTTGCATTGGGAGGAATTTCCTGCACACCCTTACTTCCATATGCTAGCTCCGGAGGTACAATCAGCAGTCTCTGCATCCAACACAAGCTAACACTGAGTAGTCGAATTTGAAGCACGTGGGGGATTGATCTGATCGAGTCTCACTCACTCACCTGGCCACCGACACGCATGCCTTCAACTCCCAAGTCCAATCCTTTAAGAACCGCTCCTCTCTCGGATTGACCAACATCAAATCCATACGGCTACAACACAACATTAATCGTAATACTCCATCCTCAATCACACACACCAACTCAAACATCCTTACTTACCGTTCCACCACCAACTCCCATGCCTTGTCTGCTCGTCATAAACGTGATGCCTTTCCACTTGGCTACGTAATGCACCTAACAAACGCAATGCATTTACCACAACACTGAGTTTCCCTTCATTACAACAACAGATTTAAATCGAACATACAGAATCCAACATTTGCAAATCCATGTATTTAGATATTAAAATTTACTGTGCCACAGTCATACTGCAACCCGAGATCCCTTGACAGCTTCGAGTCCGTCTCCCACCTTCAAATCATAGTACCTACAAATTCAAGCCTATCATCAAATACACCAACT
Proteins encoded in this window:
- the LOC121742028 gene encoding BTB/POZ domain-containing protein At3g05675-like, producing the protein MNGHGPLASIFSFLNSSRIIDFVLTTIAKPFSLSLSMSTADDAGAAVNAPKKKQRVSSSSSTCLPSTLAIIDLSDESLTERPRKPPLLRRTASHSLFHFSPSSSAADFNDQSTADVVLALRLDHQPSSSFDCDDAFSESSSIASPETQIYLHSRVLRRSKYFAALLSDRWQQKSDAASSMDEENCFKTHRITHRIPAVYDSMDDYVTVLKLLYSDDLLFAIDNLSTALDLLPIALELLFEDCVKACVRFIEAVPWSEEDEKRILSLIPLLSEEESKELLARVSPLKNDSSEEMLHGLILSAIHSNSNMAFAKAFVAKLLRDFSSRETARKVLDAAFDKSLRVVKQSLEEYSSPDFRGSHDETEVIQRLNLHTAMTNLKHVLWLVERMIELRVADTAVKAWSEQASLTADLRRAFLDDLWRAFFPGLPSVVLRCTCRLASAVVTGNILAARQVRMKLVRDWLPVLIICKERVPIMGSNSMSLYVELEDIFLRIISTLPISDSQELLQQCLSFSTRNIDDCPHLVDAFTTWFRRANRPAQADLSG
- the LOC121742031 gene encoding peptidyl-prolyl cis-trans isomerase FKBP16-4, chloroplastic-like isoform X1, whose amino-acid sequence is MELSLLHHPLKPIFSYHSLSSSSTKRRSYTNTTSSCCRCSSPSSETSVQKLHLEGRRALLSSLLAATAGISLCEAAGAVSTSRRALRGAKVPESEFKTLPNGLKYYDLKVGDGLEAVKGSRVAVHYVAKWKGITFMTSRQGMGVGGGTPYGFDVGQSERGAVLKGLDLGVEGMRVGGQRLLIVPPELAYGSKGVQEIPPNATIESCWRSNRTRSGRPLRLLKDDFTINGYSDFNLRFHVYSSTLDSCRVYMRM
- the LOC121742031 gene encoding peptidyl-prolyl cis-trans isomerase FKBP16-4, chloroplastic-like isoform X2, which translates into the protein MELSLLHHPLKPIFSYHSLSSSSTKRRSYTNTTSSCCRCSSPSSETSVQKLHLEGRRALLSSLLAATAGISLCEAAGAVSTSRRALRGAKVPESEFKTLPNGLKYYDLKVGDGLEAVKGSRVAVHYVAKWKGITFMTSRQGMGVGGGTPYGFDVGQSERGAVLKGLDLGVEGMRVGGQRLLIVPPELAYGSKGVQEIPPNATIELDVELLAIKQNPFGSAVKIVEG